GTTCAGCCGGCTTCTCGACCAGCGACACCGGCCGGCCGGCCGGGTCGATCTCGACCACACCGTACCGTTCCGGGTCCGATACCCAGTAGGCGAAAACCGCACCGCCATCGATGTCTTCGAACCTTTTCAGCTGCGTCCCCAAGCGCGGGCCGTAGAAGATGTTGTCGCCCAGGATCAATGCCACCGACTCGGTGCCCACGTGGTCGCGGCCGAGCAGAAACGCACTGGCCAGGCCGTCCGCGACCGGCTGCACGGTGTAGCTGATCGAGACACCGAAACGACTGCCGTCGCCGAGCAACCGGGAAAACGACGGGCCGTCCGCAGGAGTGGTGATGATCAGGATGTCTCGGATACCGGCCAGGATCAGAGTGGACAGCGGATAGTAGATCATCGGCTTGTCGTACACCGGCACGAGCTGCTTGCTGACCCCGTAGGTGATCGGGTGCAGCCGCGACCCCGTGCCGGCAGCCAGGATGATGCCCCGCATGACCTGCTCTCCTGTCGTTGGTGAAAGGGCTTCGGTGAAAGAGCGTTTCAGCTACGGCGGCCGAACAGCCGGTTACCGGGATATTCGGCGATCACGCCGTCGAGCACGCGGCCCAACACCGGCCCGGCGACGTCGACCGCGAATCGGCGCTGAAACTCCTTCTCCGCGATGGCGCCGCGGCGGGCCGCTTCCTCCGGGTCGGCCAACTCGTCGAATACCCGCGTCAGCGCGTCGACGTCGTCGACCGGCAGCGCCGGCTCACCGGCCGGCTGGAACTCGGGCAACGCACCCTGATCGGACACGATCGGCGCCACACCCAGCTGCATGGCGAGCACCTGCACCCCGCTCTGGGTGGCAACCCGGTAATGCACCAGCGAACCCTTCGCCGCGCTCATCGGCGCGATGACGTCGTCGTAGGAGTACTTACCCTTGATCCACCGGACATGTTCACCCGGCTCGATCGGCATCGTGCCGTCCCCGATCAGCACCAGGTCGTCGCCCTGCCACCCGGGACCGGAGACATGCCGTTGCCACGCACGGAATATGACATCGAGGTTCTTGTATTCGTTGAGTCGGCCCACCAGGACGAAATCGTGCCGATCCGCAGCCGGCACGAACGGGGGTACCCGATGTGGATCGAGATCGCTGGTGAGCGGCACCACCGCATCCGCCCCGACCGCGTCGGCCACATACGAACTGAACGACACGGTCCGCTTCGCCCGCGCATTCCAGGTGTCGAAAACCGCACGGTCCCACAACGGCCGCTCTTCCGACGCATCGTGCGGCCGGTCGTCGTGCACCAGGTTGACCCGGGGCGCGAGCCCGGCAAACGCGATCCACCGAGGATCGAGCACGATCTCGGTGATCACCACGTCCGGGTGGAACTTCCGAGCCCGGCGCAGCGCCGCGAAATAGGGACGCCAGGTCTCCAGATGGTGTGGACGCGGGTTGAGCACCCACTCGTAGTCGCGCGCCGCGTCCGACTCCGGATGGTTGTTCGAGGTGACCAGCACGACATCGAAATCGAGCGCGCGCAACGACTCCACGTAGACCCGGGCCAGCGGTCGCATCCAGGGCGACAGCCAGAGCACTCGTCCACGAGACATTGATCAACCCACCTTTCGGATAGCCGCTTCGTATGCCTCGACGAGTGCGTCGGGCGCCAGATCACCGGTCACCAGGTCGTCGGCGAGCCGGACCGGCGTGTCCGATTCCGCCAACCAACGCCGATACTGCCGGCCTACCCGCCACCCGGTGGCGAAAGCGCGCTCGGCACCACCGCCACCGGCGATCAGCAGGGCCGGACCGGAATGCAGTGGCGCGATCGGCGACCACCACGGCAGCCGGATCAATCGGATCGAGTGCGGCACGTCGCCTACCTGTAGCCCGAGCCGCCGCAGACAGACCAACTGCACCTGGTGGCCGCGGCGGTCCAACTCGATCGCCGCCGCGACCCGCCGCCGGTCGGTCACCTCGTCGGCCAGACTTCCCACGACGATCACGACGGTCGGTGGGTCGCCCGGCCCGGACCCGCCGCCCCGCCGCAGTCGATCGACCGCGGACCGCCCCGCGAGGTATACCTCGGAGCGGCGGCGCCCGTAGTGCTGCTCCAGATTCAGCGCGATGTTTGCCTGTAGCAGGTCTTTCGAGCGCGAACCAGCCGTCGGGTCGGTGGCGACGGTGCCGTGCCCGGCGTGCTCGATGCCCGCATCCGAGGTGAGCAGCAGCCGCCATCCGGCGGCCCGGGCACGATGCTGCCAGTCGGACTCCTCGCCGTAGAGGAAATAGTCTTCGTCGAACGCACCCAGCGCATCCCAGGCATCACGGCTGATCGCCAGGCACGCCCCGGTCAGGTAGCCGTCGACCTCACGCGGTGGCTCGCCGTAGAGATCGGACAAGGGGGTGCCGCGGAGCCGCTCACCCAGCCGGGTGCTGGTCACCAGGGTCCGGATCAGCCCACGGCGGCGATGCGCGACATCCCACGGCCGGCTGGCACCCGAGCCCGGATCTCCATGGATCTGCGGCGCAGCCGCTGCCACGTCACCCATCGCGAGCGCCGCTCGAGTGGCGTCCAGCGGACCGAGCAGGACGGCATCCGGATTCAGCAGGAGCAGATCGTGCCCGGGCGCTCGACGGGCCAACGCATTGACCCCGGCCGCGAACCCGATGTTCTTCTCCCCGACGTGCCAACCCACCCACGGGTAGCGCGGCGCCAGCGCTGCTACCTCGGGCCGGTCCGGACCGGAGTTGTCCCACACCAGGGTTCGCACGTCGCCCAGTTGCTCACGAACCGAATCCAGGCAGGCACAGAGATCGTCGGCATTGCGATAAGCGACGACCAACACGGCCAGCGGGCGGCGACCCGGGGTAACCGAAGCCGAAAAATCCGGCGAATGCTCGGACTCGACACGCGCACCAGTCAACGACTTGCCTCCACCGAAGAATCGTCCTCGGCGTCTGCGTTCCTGGCCATCATCTGCCGGACGACGCCGAGCTTGACCGGGCCGATCACAAGGTTCGAGATCAGATATATGCCCGCGGCACAGGCTACCACGACCAGGACCGGCAGCAGATCCCGAAGAAGGTATGCAACCGCCGCACTGGCCAATACCGACGGCAACAATCTGAGCATATACAGCCACGACATCCGGAACGGGCTGCGGCGACTCAACCGCCAGGAGACCACCAACAAGCCGATGACCTCGCTGGTGCACAAGGCCATACCGGCGCCGACCGCGCCGAATCGGCCGGCCAGGATGAAGTTGAGCGCGATGTTGGCCGCCAGATTCGCCACGTTCAGCCGGAGCAGGAACGCCTGGTCGTGCGCGGCGAACACGGCTTGACTGATCACCGACGTGAGGAACGAGACCGCCACCGCCACACAGAGCAGCGACAATGTCGGAGCGCCGTCGGCGACGAACTCCGACGATCCGATCAGCTCGACGATGTGTGGCGACAGCAACGAACCGATCACCGCGATCGGCACGCCGATGAACAACATCGCCTCGACTCCGCGCTCGACGAAGCGAGCGAACGCGTCGCGGTCTCGCGCGAACAAGCTGGTCGTGGTGGACAACGTGGACGACAGATAGAAGGTGGAGACCGCGGTCACGGTGAACGCGAGCGAATAGGCCAGGCCGTAGACACCGACCTGCTCCGAGGTACTCACCAGACTCAGGATCACCCCGTCCGCTCGCCAATACGCGATCGCGATGATCAAAACGAGCGTCTGCGAAGCGCTTTCGCTCAGCAACTGGACACTCTCGGACCAGGACAGGATCGGTCGCACATCGATGATCCGGCGTGCGGCGACATACTGGATGACCAGCTGCGCGGCCGGCGGCGCCAACTGAACCACCGCGAACCACACCACGTCGGCGTGGTAATACACCAAGAACACGGTTGCGCCGAGCGAGATCAGACGACCGGCCAGATCGGCTGCAGCCACCGCGCGAAACTTCACGTAAGCCAAGAACACCGGCTCGAAACATGACGCGAGGGTGGTCACGGTCAGCCCGGCCGAGATGATGAGCAACATCTGGGTCACTTCGTCGGACCCGCGATAGACCAGCCACCCCGTCTGCGCCGTCAGCGCCGCCAGCGGCAACGAATAGACCACCGAGATACCGATGTTCACCCGGACCAGGCGCTCCAGGTTGCCGCCGCCGCCGGTCGCCCGGCGGACGATGACCGCGCCGATACCGAGCTCGGTAAGGCTCGCCCACAAGCCGACGAACACGATCGCAGTGGTGAGGTGACCGTAGGACTCCGGCCCCAGGTAGCGGGTGGTGAGCGCGACGGTCACCATCGAGGCCGCCATGCCCAGACCGCGAGTACCCAGCTGAACAGCAAAAGCTTCGGCCATACTGCGTTTGGAGGCCGGACCCAGCGTCACGTGCCCGTTGACACTGCTATGGTCGCGACTCGAGCCATTGGACATCGGCCGTTCGGGGGCCTGTCGCAAAAGATAGGATTCAGCCGATGCGAATCTACGTCCCACTCGCGTCGGGCTTATCAGCCCAACGCTGGGCCGAACGCCACTGTCGTGGCGAGGTTCCCGATATGTCACCGTACGGCCTCCACAAACTCGGACGTTTCGGCGACGAAATCGAATTCGGGACGAACGAATTCGATCGCGTCACGCGGATCGTTGCTGCATCTTTGCGCCGCACCACGGGCGGCCTCGAACTTGCAGAAGACGTCGTACGCCGGGCCCGATATGGCAGGCGCAACGACACCGATGTCGTTCTTGCCTACGACGAGCGTACCGGGCTGCCTGCTCTTCTCCTGCCAGCACACCCCCGAGTACCGGTAGCAACCGGAATCGGCTGGCTGACCACCCGCGCACGCACTCCGTGGCTACAGGCGCGCCTGGCGGCCCGGAGCCTGCCGGCCGCGGCAGCCGTGTGGGCACAGTCCCGGCCGGTGCTGCCGATCATCGGCCGGGAGTGGTCGGTCGGCACATCACGACTGCATTACATCCCACTCGGCATCGATGCCGAGTTCTACACCGAACAAGACGAGCCGGACGAGCCAGGCGTGATCGTCAGCGCCGGGGAGGACCGCTACCGGGATCACGATCTCCTGATCGAAGCCGTCCGACGAGTGCGCGGAAACCATCGAGCAACCCTTCGTCTGGCGACCAGCATCAAGGTCGTTCTTCCGCCCGAACTGGGCATTCTGTACACCGGCCGGCTCGACGGCCGGATCCGGAACTGGTACCGGCAAGCAAGCGTGGTCGCGATCGCGCTGCACCCGACGGTCACCGGGTCCGGCCTGACCGTCGCACTGGAGGCGATGGCCAGTCGCCGCGCGGTGGTGATGACCGACAATCCCGGCGTATCGGACTATGTCCGACATGGAATCACCGGGTTGCTGGTCCCCCCCGGCGATCCGGCTGCATTCGCCCGGGCGATCGACGAGCTGTTGACCGACGACGACCGACGCGCGGCGATGGGCGCCGCTGCTGCGGCCGCGGTGCGCACCCACTTCACTACCGACCACATGGCCGAATCACTGGCGAAAATGCTGAACTCGATATGAATCGGCCCGTCGACAGATGCATCGACCGGTGACATCCGGTAACTTCACCGTAGCTCGCCGCAGTAGCGCAAGTACCGTGGACTCTGTCAGAGTAGAACATCGAGTCTCGAAATCGGACAGAAACATACTTCTGGTTGGTAACGCGTTTACAACAGCGACCCTCGTCGGCGCGGGTTTGCGCAGCACCGAGATGGCACAACAGCAGCAGACAGCACTTGCCCGATCCCGCCAGCTACTGACAGGAATCGACAATGAACGTCGGTGATTTCATCCGGGGCCTGACCCGCAGACCGATCGCGCTGGTCGTGATCGCCGGCCTCGCCATCGCGGCGGGAGTCTTCGGTTGGACTTCGGCGAAGGTGAACTACCAGACGAAGGCCACGTTCTACCTGATTCCGCCGGGCGCGGGGAGTCCGGTCGCCACCGACAACCCGTTCATCCACCTGGACAACAACATGGCGCACCTCACGGTGATCGCGGTCTCGATCGGCGAGTCCGATCCGGCTCGAAAGCTCGTCACCGACCAGGGTGCCAGCCCGACGTACACATTCGTGCACCTGGCCGGCGACGGCAGCGCCCAGCAACTCAGTTCGCAGGCGTCGGTGACCATCACCGCCACCGATCCGGGAGCGTCGCAACGGGCCACCACCGCGTTGCTCGACTACATCTCGGCCGAGTTGGAGCGGCAGCAGGTCGAGGCCGGGGTCGCCCGACCCTTCGCCGCGCGGCTCCGGATCGCGGTAACCCCGGAGGCGGGCTCGCCGGCGCCGACCAGCCCGGTCCGCTCGGCCGCGATGTTCGCCGCAGCCACCGTCATCGCCGGTGTACTCGTGCTCCTGCTGATCGAAGCCGCGCTGAGCGTGCTCCGGCAGCGCAGCAACACTCGCGGTCGGCCGGAAACCGTGACCGCGGACCACGCCGAGCCCCGACAGATCGACTACGCCGCCGCCACCGGCCCGATCCCCGCTCCGGCTGCCCCGCCGCAACCCCAGCCGGCTCCCGAATCCGTACCGGTTCCCGAGCCGACGCCACGGGTCGAACCGGCGCCCCGGCTCGCCCCGGCCGCAGCAGCAGCGCCGCCGCGGCGGATGGACATGCCCGCGCCGCCGCCGCGGATGCCGGCACCCGCACCGCCCGGCGGGTTCGGCGGCTGGTTCTCCGACGCCGAACGCTATTCGAGCCTCGACCGTACGCCGGCCCACGCACAGCCGTTGGTCACCAACGATTCTCGTCCGAACAACGGTGAATTCGCCGCGCCGTCGGCACAATCGGACGGGATGGCGGGTTGGTCCGGAGCGCCCGGGCGACCGACCGGCCACCGGGAGAGCGGCCGCCGCCGCCGGGCGCGGCCGACCAACGGACGCTCCGCGGGCGAGTACGAATCGCCGTGAGTTCGCTGCGCGCCGGGACACCGACGTCTCCCGGATTGCCGACCCCCGCCGGACTGCGGGGATTGGACCTGGAGCACCGGGTTGCGACGGCCACCAGCTGGCGCGCCTGGCTGCGAACCGGACCCGGAGTGGGCGGTCGGCTGATGGCCGGCATCGCGCTGGCGCTGCTCGGGATGCGCCAATCGTTCTCGGTGCCCGGGGCCTACGGGGTCGGGATGACCATGCTGCTGCTGATCGCACTGGTCTGGTACGTGGTTGCCTTGGTCGGGTTGCGTCATCCGATCGGCGCGCGGCCGATAGCCGTGGTCGTGGCGGCCTACCTGGCCACGTCGATGGCCTCCTACGCCAACGCATTCAGTCGCGGCTTACCTGCGGCGTCGGCCAAGGACGCCGATCGGGCCCTCACCGCGGACTTCTACCTGATCGGGAGCTTGTTCTTCATTCTCGACATGATCCGCACCCGAGCGGATCTGGAGATGTTCCTGCGGGCGTTGGTGATCGGCGGCACGTTCAGCTCGGTCATGGGTCTGGCGCAGTTCGCCACCGGCGTGGACGTCGGCGCCATCGTGCACCTCCCCGGCTTGGTCGACACCGGCAACCTGCTGTCCGCCGGGCTGCAGCGAGAAGGACTCAATCGGCCGCAGGGCGCGGCCGGACATCCCCTCGAGCTCAGCGCCATCCTCACCATCCTGACCCCACTCGCGGTCGGGCTGGTGTTCTCCGCCCGGGCCCGGCACGAGCGGATCTGGCCGTGGGCCGCATGCACCGTCCTACTGCTCGGCGGCGCCTTGGTGACGGTGTCCCGCTCGGCGATCGTCGGCTTGCTGGTGGCGGTCGCCGTGATGTCCTGGCGCTGGCCGATCACCCGGGTTGCGGCGATCAGTGTCGGTGGTGTCCTGGTCGCGATCGGTGCCGTACTCAGCGGGCTGAAAGTGGTATCGGCGCTGGTCGCGACATTCGTCGGATCGTCGACCGATACCTCGATCGGCTCTCGGGTGACCGGGGTGTCCTACGTCGCCGAGCATTATCAGGAACATCTGCTGCTCGGCCAAGGCCTCGGCGTCTACACCTCCCTCGGCCAGCCACTGCTCGACGACCAGTATCTCGGTCGACTGATGGAGGCCGGGGTGCTCGGCCTGGTCGTCTACGTCCTCCTGCTCATCGTGCCGCTGGTGCTCGCATTCCGGGCGTCGGCCTCACGCGATACCAGCACCGCCGAACTCGCCGGCTCGATCGCCGGCGCGCTGGCGGCACTGATGGTGATCAACCTGATTCTGGACACCGCCGGCTTCTCGCAGATCTGGGCGCTCACCTGGATCCTGATCGCGCTGGCCGGCGTGGTGTGGCGGGCAACCGCCGACGAACGACAACTGATCGTCAAGCCGGTCCGGCGGTAGCCACGACCAGCAGTCGCCGCCAGTCGGCCGGAGCCAACGGTGCCCGCGCGCCGTCCCGCTCGGCGGCGGCGGCATCTTCGGCGGCCCGCACCGCAGCGGCGAACGAGCGCACCGCGCTGCGTAGGCGATGTTCGGCGCCGACCGGATCGCCGGGCCGAATGGTCTGCAGGTCGGGCGGTACCAGGTCCGCCGGCAGCCCGGCCCGTCCGGCCCGCTCGATCACCTTCTCCGCAAGCGCGAGTGCGGGCAGGTCCGGAGCGATTCCGTCCAGGCAGGAAGCACGCTGTTTCTCGGCCGCCTTGCGCTGCTCCCAGGCCTGCTCCTGGTACCGCACATCGATCGGCCCGGACACCGTGGGATCGCTCAGGTGCGGACTGCGCCCGGTCAGCTTGGTGATCAGTCCGGCGGCCACGTCGTCCACGGTGAACCGGTCGGCCGCCTCGGCGATCCGCGCATGGAAAAGCACCTGCAGCAGCAGGTCGCCGAGTTCTTCCCGGACCGCGGCCGGATCACCGGACTGGACGGCGTCGATCAGCTCGTAGGTCTCCTCCAGCAGGAAGGGCAACAACGACTCGTGGGTCTGGGCTACCTCCCAACCACCGAAGTCCCACAGCCGGTCCAGCAGTTCTGCGGCGTCGCCCAACACCTCGCCGGTCATACCGCGACCGAACCTTTTGCCTTGCCGTCCAATTGCACCAACAGATCCGCGACGAACTGCAACAACTCGGTGTCGCGGACCCGGGGGGCGCCCACGCTGTCGGTAACCCGTGGCAGCGGAACCTGGACGACCGATGTGGTGGCGCGATATGTGGCACTCGGGTAGAGCCGTTTGAGCCGCAGCTGCTGGGAGTCGGCCAGGTTCAGCGGTCCCAGCTTCAACGTCACGCCGGTGACCGCGACCTCGGTGACCCGGTGACTACGACAGAGCAGTCGCAACCTGGCCACCGATACCAGCCGACCGACTTCCACCGGCAACGGGCCGTACCGGTCGATCAATTCCTCGACCACCGCGGCCAGCGCACCGTCGTCGCCCGCCGCGGCCAACTTGCGGTAGGCCTCGAGTCGCAGCCGATCGCTGGTGACGTAATCCGGTGGCACATGCGCGTCCACCGGCAGGTCTATCCGCACCTCCGCGGGCGTATCCGAATCCGGGATCGGGTTACCGTCCGCGGCCGCTCGATACGCCTCCACCGCCTCCCCGACCAACCGCACATACAGATCGAAGCCGACCCCGGCCACGTGTCCGGATTGTTCGGCGCCGAGCACATTTCCGGCACCGCGGATCTCCAGATCCTTCATCGCCACCGCCATGCCCGCGCCGAGCTCGGAGTTCTGTGCGATGGTGGCCAGCCGGTCGTAGGCGGTTTCGGTGAGCGGACGCTCCGGTGGATAGAGGAAGTAGGCGTATCCGCGCTCCCGGCTGCGGCCCACCCGACCACGTAGCTGATGCAGCTGGGACAGTCCCAACGCATCGGCCCGTTCGACGATCAGGGTATTCGCGTTCGAGATGTCCAGGCCGGTCTCGATGATGGTGGTACAGACCAACACGTCGTACTCGCGCTCCCAGAATCCTTGCACGGTGCGCTCGAGCACGTCTTCGTTCATCTGCCCGTGCGCGACCACGATCCGCGCCTCGGGTACCAGTCCGGCGATCCGGGCGGCGGCCTTGTCGATCGAGGACACCCGGTTGTGCACGTAGAACACCTGACCGTCGCGCAGCAGCTCCCGCCGGATCGCCGCGGCCACCTGCTTGTCGGAATAACCGCCGACGTAGGTGAGCACCGGGTGCCGTTCCTCCGGGGGGGTGAGGATGGTCGACATCTCCCGGATCCCGGCCAGGCTCATCTCCAGCGTGCGCGGGATCGGGGTGGCGGACATGGTCAGAACGTCGACGTGGGTGCGCAGCGCCTTGATGTGTTCCTTGTGTTCGACCCCGAATCGCTGTTCCTCGTCGACCACGACCAGGCCGAGATCCTTCCACCGCACGCCGGTCTGCAGCAGCCGGTGGGTACCGACCACGACGTCCACGCTCCCGTCGGCAAGACCGTCCAGGGTGGCGCGGGACGCGGCCGGATCGGTGAAGCGGGACAGCCCCTTCACCGTGACCGGAAACGCGCGCATCCGCTCGGTGAACGTCTGCAGGTGTTGCTGAGCCAGCAAGGTGGTCGGCACCAGCACCGCGACCTGTTTGCCGTCCTGGATCGCCTTGAACGCCGCGCGTACCGCGATCTCGGTCTTGCCGTAGCCGACGTCGCCGCACACCACCCGGTCCATCGGTACCGCGCGCTCCATGTCGGCCTTGACCTCACCGATCGCGGTCAACTGATCGACCGTCTCGGTGAACGCGAACGCATCCTCCATCTCGCGTTGCCACGGCGTGTCCGGGCCGAAGGCGTGACCCGGAGCGGCCTGGCGCGCCGCATACAACTGCACCAGCTCGCCGGCGATCTCCCGCACCGCTTTGCGCGCCTTGCGCTTGGTGTTCGCCCAGTCCGAGCCGCCGAGTTTGGACAAGCCGGGAAGTTCGCCGCCGACGTATCGGGACAATTGGTCGAGCGCGTCCATCGGGACGAAGAGCCGGTCCCCCGGCTGGCCGCGCTTGCCTGCGTACTCGATGACCAGATACTCCCGGCGCGCGCCGCCGACGGTGCGTTCGGTCATCTCGACGAACCGACCGATCCCGTGCTGATCGTGAACTACCAGGTCACCGGCGTTCAGTGCGAGTGGATCGACCTGATTACGGCGTTTGGCCGGCAATCGCTTACCGTCGCCGACCGCGGCTACCCGGGAGCCGGTCAGATCCGACTCCGTGAGCACCACCAAGTCCGATCCCGGGAACACCGCACCGCCGCGCAACGGACCGCACAGGACAGCGACCACCCCCGGCTGCGGCGTGCTGCCGGGCTCGGCGACCGCGGCCGGAACCTCGGCGTCGGCCAGCTGTTCCACCATCCGCTGTGCGGTGCCCTGACCGGCCACGACCAGCGCCGCCCGGCCGTCCGCGCCGAGGTGCCCGCGCAGCTGGGCCAACGCAGCCGTCAGTTCGGTGTCGACGCCCCGCGGCGCCGGTGCGGGCGTGACGTCGAGTGTGACCTCGTCGGCGGTCCCTGCGGCCAACGGGCCGACCGTCCACCACGGGTGCCCGCCGGCCACTGCTGCTGCCTCGGCCTGCGGTAACCCCCGGTACGCCGAGGCCGCAAGATCCAGCCCCGCCGCGGTGACCGGCGCGTCGGAGCCGAGCGAGGCCGCGGTCCAGGACGCCTCCAAGAACTCGGCACCGGTCCGGACCAGATCCGCAGCCCGGGTGCGCACCCGCTCCGGATCACAGATCAGCACGTGGGCGCCTCGCGGCAGCACCTCGGTCAGCAGCTGCAGCCGGCCCGAGACGAGCGCCGGCAACAGTGCTTCCATCCCGTCCACCGGAATGCCCGCGGCCAGCTTGTCGAGCATCTCCACCAGGGCCGCGTCGGCCGCATTCGCCGCGGCCAACTCCGCGGCCCGAGCGCGCACCGACTCGGTCAGCAGCAGCTCGCGGCACGGCGGCGCGATCAGCTCGGATACCGACTCGTCGACCAGCGAGCGCTGATCCGCCACCGAGAACGGCCGCAGTTCGGTGACCTCGTCGCCCCAGAATTCGATCCGCACCGGATGATCCGCGGTCGGCGGGAAGACGTCGACGATGCCGCCGCGAACCGCGAACTCGCCCCGTCGACCGACCATGTCCACGCGGGTGTAGGCGAACTCGACCAAACGCAGGATCAGCTCGTCGAAGTCCAACTCGTCGCCGACCCGAATAGTGATCGGGGCTACCTCACCCAGCCCCGGCGCCATCGGTTGCATCAGCGAGCGCACGGTCGTGACCACGACCCGCAGCGGCGCACCTTCTTCCGGGTGCGCGAGTCGCCGCAACACCGACATCCGCCGGCCGACGGTATCCGCCCCCGGCGACAATCGTTCGTGCGGCAGGGTTTCCCACGAAGGGAACACCGCGACGGCAGCACCGATCAGCGCTGCCACCTCCGCAGCCAGATCGTCGGCCTCCCGCCCGCTCGCGGTGACCACCAGGACCGACGCTTGCTCGGCGAGCACGCTCACCACGAACGGGCGCACCGCATCCGGGCCGATCAAAACCGTAGTGGCGGATCCGGCGAGTTCGGTAATCGGGACCGACGACGGATCTGCGCGAGCGAGATCGGCGAGTCCGGCCAACGGCGGTCGGGTGGAAAGCACGGCGCGATTCTAGGAGACGCTACGGATCACGGCACACCGGCCCAGGGCCGGATCGACCATCGAGATCAGCGCGGCGGCTCGTAACGGCGCAACCGACGAGCAGCGAACTCCCGAAAGTACGAGAGCTTTTCGTCCGGCACCAAGGACGGGAGCAGAAAATACCACTGCCGTTCCATTCGAATCGGCATCTGATCGATCGAATCGGTACCCACCGCAACGATATGCACTCCCGCGGTGAGCTCTTGCCACAGCGTGCCGACGACCTCCGGGTCGAGATCCTGTTTCAGGTCGCCCTGCTGTATCGCCCGCTCGGCCAGCACCCGATGCGTATCCGACCACGCCTTGGTGATGTTGTCACCCGATGTGCCGCGATAGTCACCGATCTGATGGTTGAGCTTCAACATCGCGCCGACCATCGGGTCGTTGATCGTGAGATCCGCTACGACATAAGAGATTCCGATGCAGGCTTCCAACGCCGGGACCCGGCTGTCGAAGAATCCCTTGCACGCCGCGACCAATCGCTCGTTACCTTGATCGACTACCGCCCGAGCCAGCTCTTCTTTCGATCCGAAATGAAAGTAGAGCGCGCCCTTGGTCACATTCGATTGCGCGATGATCTCGCTCAAACTCGCGTTCGCATACCCCAGCCGCAGAAACACATCGGCTGCGCCGGCGAGCACCGAGTCGCGGGTGATCTCCGCGCGCGCTTGCCTAGCCATAAGTTCCGCCTCGTCATTCCACACTCAGCTCGCGATCATCGCCCCGACCGCGCACACCGATCGTACGAACCGTACCACCGAGTACGTGACCATCATGCACCAGTCGTGCCGTCGTTTCGCGAATTTCCGGTTACCCATCCGGTGCGAGGTTCGCACCGGATACGAGTCATGCAGAGCCTAACCGGGGATCAGGCTCGAGATTGGTCAACCCATTCCAACACAGGTTCACCAGATGTGCGGCGACCACCTCCTTCGGTGGTGTCCGCTCGTCCAGCCACCAGGTGGCCGTCGTGGAGACCATGCCGACCAGAGCCTGTGCGTATAGCAAGGCCAGCTCGGGAGGTAATCCCCGCCGGCCGAAGTCGCCTGCCAGAATATGTCCCACCTGGCCGACCGCCTCGTTGAGCAAACTCGAGTAGGTACCTTCGGCCGCTGAGACACGCTGGTCCCGTACCAGGATACGAAAACCGTCGGTGCTTTCTTCCACGTAGGTCAACAAAGCGAGCGCGACCTGCTCTACCCGGACTCGGGAGCGGTAGGAGGTGAGCGACGCGGTGATCATCTGGTGCAGCGTCGACATCTCCCGGTCGACGACGACCGCGAACAACCCCTCCTTGCCGCCGAAATGCTCGTAGACGACCGGCTTGGAGACGTGGGCTCGCTGGGCGATCTCCTCGATCGAGGTCGCGTCGTAGCCCC
Above is a genomic segment from Skermania piniformis containing:
- a CDS encoding O-antigen ligase family protein, with amino-acid sequence MSSLRAGTPTSPGLPTPAGLRGLDLEHRVATATSWRAWLRTGPGVGGRLMAGIALALLGMRQSFSVPGAYGVGMTMLLLIALVWYVVALVGLRHPIGARPIAVVVAAYLATSMASYANAFSRGLPAASAKDADRALTADFYLIGSLFFILDMIRTRADLEMFLRALVIGGTFSSVMGLAQFATGVDVGAIVHLPGLVDTGNLLSAGLQREGLNRPQGAAGHPLELSAILTILTPLAVGLVFSARARHERIWPWAACTVLLLGGALVTVSRSAIVGLLVAVAVMSWRWPITRVAAISVGGVLVAIGAVLSGLKVVSALVATFVGSSTDTSIGSRVTGVSYVAEHYQEHLLLGQGLGVYTSLGQPLLDDQYLGRLMEAGVLGLVVYVLLLIVPLVLAFRASASRDTSTAELAGSIAGALAALMVINLILDTAGFSQIWALTWILIALAGVVWRATADERQLIVKPVRR
- a CDS encoding MazG family protein, whose amino-acid sequence is MTGEVLGDAAELLDRLWDFGGWEVAQTHESLLPFLLEETYELIDAVQSGDPAAVREELGDLLLQVLFHARIAEAADRFTVDDVAAGLITKLTGRSPHLSDPTVSGPIDVRYQEQAWEQRKAAEKQRASCLDGIAPDLPALALAEKVIERAGRAGLPADLVPPDLQTIRPGDPVGAEHRLRSAVRSFAAAVRAAEDAAAAERDGARAPLAPADWRRLLVVATAGPA
- the mfd gene encoding transcription-repair coupling factor, translated to MTELAGSATTVLIGPDAVRPFVVSVLAEQASVLVVTASGREADDLAAEVAALIGAAVAVFPSWETLPHERLSPGADTVGRRMSVLRRLAHPEEGAPLRVVVTTVRSLMQPMAPGLGEVAPITIRVGDELDFDELILRLVEFAYTRVDMVGRRGEFAVRGGIVDVFPPTADHPVRIEFWGDEVTELRPFSVADQRSLVDESVSELIAPPCRELLLTESVRARAAELAAANAADAALVEMLDKLAAGIPVDGMEALLPALVSGRLQLLTEVLPRGAHVLICDPERVRTRAADLVRTGAEFLEASWTAASLGSDAPVTAAGLDLAASAYRGLPQAEAAAVAGGHPWWTVGPLAAGTADEVTLDVTPAPAPRGVDTELTAALAQLRGHLGADGRAALVVAGQGTAQRMVEQLADAEVPAAVAEPGSTPQPGVVAVLCGPLRGGAVFPGSDLVVLTESDLTGSRVAAVGDGKRLPAKRRNQVDPLALNAGDLVVHDQHGIGRFVEMTERTVGGARREYLVIEYAGKRGQPGDRLFVPMDALDQLSRYVGGELPGLSKLGGSDWANTKRKARKAVREIAGELVQLYAARQAAPGHAFGPDTPWQREMEDAFAFTETVDQLTAIGEVKADMERAVPMDRVVCGDVGYGKTEIAVRAAFKAIQDGKQVAVLVPTTLLAQQHLQTFTERMRAFPVTVKGLSRFTDPAASRATLDGLADGSVDVVVGTHRLLQTGVRWKDLGLVVVDEEQRFGVEHKEHIKALRTHVDVLTMSATPIPRTLEMSLAGIREMSTILTPPEERHPVLTYVGGYSDKQVAAAIRRELLRDGQVFYVHNRVSSIDKAAARIAGLVPEARIVVAHGQMNEDVLERTVQGFWEREYDVLVCTTIIETGLDISNANTLIVERADALGLSQLHQLRGRVGRSRERGYAYFLYPPERPLTETAYDRLATIAQNSELGAGMAVAMKDLEIRGAGNVLGAEQSGHVAGVGFDLYVRLVGEAVEAYRAAADGNPIPDSDTPAEVRIDLPVDAHVPPDYVTSDRLRLEAYRKLAAAGDDGALAAVVEELIDRYGPLPVEVGRLVSVARLRLLCRSHRVTEVAVTGVTLKLGPLNLADSQQLRLKRLYPSATYRATTSVVQVPLPRVTDSVGAPRVRDTELLQFVADLLVQLDGKAKGSVAV